The following are from one region of the Capsicum annuum cultivar UCD-10X-F1 chromosome 1, UCD10Xv1.1, whole genome shotgun sequence genome:
- the LOC107871294 gene encoding uncharacterized protein LOC107871294 isoform X1, with translation MVTTTSLALSAYTTLVFVEPKLTAEIRNLVMKVIMLIFFISEVGSILGVEVELPSKSYSTKENKKEPKTIAKIEDRRFLKPHIFTLTIQRLMGEPISQLL, from the exons ATGGTAACGACGACG TCGCTTGCTTTAAGTGCCTACACTACTCTGGTTTTCGTAGAGCCAAAATTGACTGCTGAAATAAGAAACCTTGTTATGAAGGTGATAATGTTGATCTTCTTCATCAGTGAGGTG GGTTCAATTCTAGGTGTCGAGGTTGAGTTACCGAGCAAATCATACAGCactaaggaaaataagaaggAACCTAAAACGATAGCCAAAATTGAAGATAGACGCTTTCTGAAGCCCCATATATTTACCCTTACAATCCAGAG ATTGATGGGGGAACCTATATCTCAGTTACTTTGA
- the LOC107871294 gene encoding uncharacterized protein LOC107871294 isoform X2: MVTTTSLALSAYTTLVFVEPKLTAEIRNLVMKVIMLIFFISEVGSILGVEVELPSKSYSTKENKKEPKTIAKIEDRRFLKPHIFTLTIQRS, encoded by the exons ATGGTAACGACGACG TCGCTTGCTTTAAGTGCCTACACTACTCTGGTTTTCGTAGAGCCAAAATTGACTGCTGAAATAAGAAACCTTGTTATGAAGGTGATAATGTTGATCTTCTTCATCAGTGAGGTG GGTTCAATTCTAGGTGTCGAGGTTGAGTTACCGAGCAAATCATACAGCactaaggaaaataagaaggAACCTAAAACGATAGCCAAAATTGAAGATAGACGCTTTCTGAAGCCCCATATATTTACCCTTACAATCCAGAG GAGCTAG